TTGGAACATTTAGAAGAATTATGGAATAATGTCCTGGCTCAAGTTGAACAAAAAATTTCTAAACCAAGCTTCGAAACGTGGCTAAAGTCTACTAAATTACTTTCTTACAATGGAAGTGGTTCAACCGTGACAATAGCGGCGCCAAATTCGTTTGCTCGAGACTGGCTTGAAAATCATTATATTCATTTGATTACAGGTATATTAACGGAGCTAACAGGCGAAGACTTGCTTATTAAATTTGTTGTTCAAAAAAACCAGGATTCGGACGATTTTGACTTACCAGCGCCGATTATCCAAGCAAAAAATAACGACCATCATGATATTTCACCAGGGATGTTAAATCCGAAATATACATTTGATACGTTTGTTATTGGCTCTGGAAACCGCTTCGCACATGCTGCATCGTTAGCTGTTGCTGAAGCCCCTGCAAAGGCTTATAACCCATTCTTTATATATGGGGGCGTAGGGCTTGGCAAAACGCATTTAATGCACGCAATTGGTCATTATGTGTTAGAACATAATCCAAACGCAAAAGTCGTGTACTTATCATCAGAAAAGTTTACAAATGAATTTATTAACTCTATTCGCGATAATAAAGCACTCGATTTTCGCAACAAATACCGTAATGTAGATGTGCTGCTAATTGATGATATTCAATTCCTTGCTGGAAAAGAATCGACTCAAGAAGAATTTTTCCATACTTTTAACACATTGCACGAGGAATCAAAACAAATTGTCATATCAAGTGACCGTCCACCTAAGGAAATACCTACTTTAGAGGATCGCTTACGTTCTCGATTTGAGTGGGGGCTAATTACAGATATAGCTCCACCTGATTTAGAAACGCGTATCGCTATTCTACGAAAAAAAGCAAAAGCGGACGGTTTGGATGTACCAAACGAAGTCATGCTCTATATTGCGAACCAGATTGACTCCAATATCCGGGAGCTTGAAGGTGCGCTTATTCGTGTCGTAGCTTACTCTTCGTTAGTAAACAAGGATATTACAGCTACATTAGCCGCTGAAGCATTAAAAGATATCATTCCTAATACAAAACCTAGAACTGTGACAATTTTAGACATTCAAAATGCAGTAGGAGAGCACTTTAATATTCGTTTAGAAGATTTTTCAGCTAAAAAACGAACTAAGCTAATCGCCTTTCCTCGACAAATTGCGATGTTTTTATCACGCGAATTAACAGATTTCTCGCTGCCGAAAATTGGCGAAGAGTTTGGTGGTCGTGACCATACTACTGTTATCCATGCTCATGAAAAAATATCTTCTTTGTTGAAAAATGACGTTCAACTGCAACAAGATATTAAACAAATTCGTAGCATGCTAGGGAAATAATCTTGTGGACAACTCTAATTTTTAAACACAAACTTATACACAGTCTATCTACATGTGGATAGACTGATTTTATTCACCTAGAAGCACTTATCCACAAATCCACAGGGCCTATTACTATATCTTTTTATATTTAATAAATAAATAATATAAATATGTGAGGGAAAACAAATGAAATTTGATATTTTACGTGACCGTTTACTAGAAGGTTTAAATGATGTCATGAAAGCCGTAAGTTCGAAAACAACAATTCCGATATTAACGGGGATTAAAATTGATGTAACAAACGAAGGAATTCGTCTAACTGGTAGTGATGCAGATATTACAATTCAAACATTTATCCCAGTAGAAGAAGATGGGCAACAAATTATTCACATTGCGGAAACTGGTTCAATCGTTGTACAAGCACGTATGTTCAATGAAATTGTTCGTAAATTGCCGACAAACGAGGTTGAAATTCAAGTAACAACAGGTTTCCAAACGCATATTCGTTCAGGGAAATCAGAATTCCATTTAATTGGCTCTGATGCTGCTGAATATCCTTTATTACCAGAATTAACAGAGGATCAAAAATTTACTATTCCTGCTGACTTACTAAAATCAATTATCCGTGAAACAGTATTCGCAGTGGCAACTTCTGAAAGCAGACCCGTGTTGACAGGTGTAAACTGGCAGATTAAAAACGAAACATTAATCTGTGTTGCAACAGATAGCCACCGCTTAGCAAGACGTAAAGTACAGCTAGAAGATTTACCTGAAGTTGAACATAGTGTAGTCATTCCTGGTAAAAGTTTAAATGAGTTAAATAAGGTGTTAGAAGATTCTACAAATCTTGTCCAAATTGTTATTACAAGTCAGCAAGTATTATTTAAAACAGGAGATGTATTATTCTTCTCTCGTTTACTTGAAGGGAACTACCCTGATACATCACGTTTAATTCCAGAAGAATATCAAACAAATGTAACGATTAACGGTAAAGCTTTATTACAAGCAATTGATCGTGCATCACTTGTCGCACGAGGAGATCGTAATAATGTTGTGCGCTTCGAAATTTTAGATAGTCAAGCGGTTGAAGTTTCATCGAATTCTCCGGAGATAGGTAAAGTACAAGAAGAAATACCTGTGGAAGCATTAGAAGGGGATAACTTAAAAATTTCCTTTAGCGCTAAATACATGATGGAAGCATTAAAAGCAATTGATGGTCAAGATGTGGTTATTCAATTCACTGGTGCGATGAGACCATTTATTTTACGCTCTGTTCATGATGATGCAATTCTGCAACTAATTTTACCAGTTCGCACATATTAATTGTCCAATTTCTATTAGTTGTATTATATAGAATAAATTGGGTTTTAAGTTATGTTTATTTACTTTGATAAACTTTGGGATAGTCGCTCATTGCGGCTATCTTTTTTTACTTATGAAGCATTTTTAGGTATGATAGAGAGATAGACATTCTGTATTTGGAGGGTAACACAGCTATGAAAGACATTGAAATCGATGTAGAGTTTGTCACGTTAGGGCAACTTTTAAAAATGACTGATGCCATTAGCTCAGGCGGTATGGCAAAATGGTTTTTACACGAAAATGATGTTTACGTAAATGGCGAGGTAGATGATCGCCGTGGTCGCAAATTACGTAACGGAGATGTTGTAAATATTCCTGGATGTGGCCGGTTCCGAATTGTTGGACCCACTGGACAATAAATTATGCATATTGAGCAGTTAAAACTTACAAATTACCGCAACTATGATGCGTTAACGTTAAAATTCTCTCCAAAAATAAATGTATTTATTGGTGAAAATGCCCAAGGGAAAACAAATGTGATGGAATCCATCTACGTATTAGCGATGGCTAAATCACATCGCACGACGAACGATAAAGAATTGATACGTTGGGATTCAGACTATGGTAAAATAGAAGGGGCCGTTCAAAAAAGGCACGGTATTTTACCAATAGAGCTTACCATTACGAAAAAGGGCAAAAAGGGTAAAATTAATCATATTGAACAAAGCCGTCTTAGTCATTATATTGGTCAAATGAATGTGGTTATGTTTGCGCCAGAAGATTTAAATGTTGTTAAGGGAAGCCCGCAAATACGACGACGTTTTATTGATATGGAGATTGGGCAAATTTCGCCCGTCTACTTACATGATTTATTAACCTTTCAAAAGATTTTAAAACAACGCAATCATTATTTGAAAATGAATCAGGGTAAGATAATGACAAACGATGTGATGTATGATGTTTATAATGAGCAGTATATTCACGCAGCTACCCAAATTATTCGAAAAAGATTTCAATTTATGGATTTATTACAAGAGTGGGCAGAGCCGATTCATGCAGGAATTTCACAAGGTAAGGAAACTTTAATGATTAAATACCGCACTGTAGCAGGTATTGATAAAGGACAGACTGCTAGTGAAATGGAAGATCTATTACTTAAAAAGTTAGTAGAGGTAAAGAATCGTGAATTTGAGCGTGGTGTCACGATGGTTGGACCACATCGAGATGATTTACAATTTTTAGTGAATGGCTATGATGTGCAAACATATGGCTCACAAGGACAGCAGCGTACAACTGCTTTGTCATTAAAGCTCGCCGAAATTGAGTTAATTAAACAAGAAACAAATGAAACACCCATTCTACTTTTAGACGATGTATTGTCGGAACTCGATGATTATCGCCAATCGCATTTATTAAATACCATTCAAGGTGAAGTCCAAACCTTTGTAACGACTACAAGTGTTGATGGAATTCATCATGAGACGATGGAACATGCTCAGCTGTTCCACGTGAAACAAGGTGCGATTGAAGAAAGTTAGCCAGGGAGTTTTTTAGATTATAAAAGAATGGTAATAGTCAGCTCGGTTGACTGTTCATTCATTTACACACAAAGATGTTATGAAGGAGTAGATGGAAGCCGTGGCTATAGAAAACGAAGGTTTACAAGATCAAGCGTATGAAGCCGATCAAATACAGGTATTAGAAGGTTTAGAAGCGGTTCGTAAAAGACCGGGGATGTATATCGGTTCAACAAGCTCTAAAGGTCTTCACCATTTGGTATGGGAAATTGTTGATAATAGTATAGATGAAGCACTTGCAGGTTTTTGTACTGATATCTCAGTTACGATTGAAAAAGACAATTGGATTCGTGTAGAAGATAATGGTCGAGGAATTCCTGTCAGTATTCAAGAAAAGATGGGAAAACCAGCTGTCGAAGTCATTATGACAGTGCTCCATGCTGGTGGTAAATTCGGCGGTGGGGGCTATAAAGTATCAGGCGGTCTTCATGGTGTAGGGGCATCAGTAGTAAATGCTTTGTCAGTTGAGACAATTGTTCAAGTTCATCGCGAGGGACAAATCCACGAAATAAAATTTGAACGCGGTCAAACAACACAGGCATTAACTGTTATTGGTGAAACCGATCATAACGGAACAACTACTCGTTTCAAAGCAGATCCTGAAATTTTCAAAGAAACAACAGAATATGAATTCGATATTTTAGCACATCGTATTCGCGAATTAGCCTATTTGAATCGCGGTATTCGAATTACAATTGCAGATGAGCGTGAAGATGAGATACGTTCCACTACATATCATTATGAAGGTGGTATTCGTTCTTATGTAGAGCACTTGAACAAGTCTAAAGAGCCTATCCATGAGCCAATTGATGTTCTTGGCGAAAAGGACGGTATTTCTATTGAAATCGCCATGCAATATAATGCTGGTTTTTCATCGAATATTTTCTCGTTCGCAAATAACATCAATACGTATGAAGGTGGTACACATGAGTCAGGCTTTAAAACAGCACTTACTCGTGTTATCAATGATTACGCGCGTAAAAATGGCTTATTAAAAGAAGCTGATACGAACCTTACAGGTGAAGATGTTCGCGAAGGGTTAACGGCTATTATATCTATTAAGCACCCTGATCCTCAATTTGAGGGACAAACGAAAACTAAGCTTGGTAACTCCGAAGTAAGCCAAATTACGAATGCGTTATTCTCAGATGGTTTTGAACGTTTCATGTTAGAAAATCCAACTGTAGCACGTAAAATTATTGATAAAGGTTTAATGGCAGCTCGGGCACGTGTGGCAGCGAAAAAGGCGCGCGAATTTACACGCCGCAAATCAGCACTTGAAGTATCAAGCTTACCTGGTAAACTTGCTGACTGTTCTTCTACAAACCCAGCTGAATGTGAAATTTACATTGTAGAGGGTGACTCTGCCGGTGGTTCAGCGAAATCTGGACGTGACCGTCACTTCCAAGCGATTTTACCTTTACGTGGTAAAATTTTGAACGTTGAAAAAGCACGATTAGATAAA
This DNA window, taken from Lysinibacillus sp. FSL M8-0337, encodes the following:
- the dnaA gene encoding chromosomal replication initiator protein DnaA, whose translation is MEHLEELWNNVLAQVEQKISKPSFETWLKSTKLLSYNGSGSTVTIAAPNSFARDWLENHYIHLITGILTELTGEDLLIKFVVQKNQDSDDFDLPAPIIQAKNNDHHDISPGMLNPKYTFDTFVIGSGNRFAHAASLAVAEAPAKAYNPFFIYGGVGLGKTHLMHAIGHYVLEHNPNAKVVYLSSEKFTNEFINSIRDNKALDFRNKYRNVDVLLIDDIQFLAGKESTQEEFFHTFNTLHEESKQIVISSDRPPKEIPTLEDRLRSRFEWGLITDIAPPDLETRIAILRKKAKADGLDVPNEVMLYIANQIDSNIRELEGALIRVVAYSSLVNKDITATLAAEALKDIIPNTKPRTVTILDIQNAVGEHFNIRLEDFSAKKRTKLIAFPRQIAMFLSRELTDFSLPKIGEEFGGRDHTTVIHAHEKISSLLKNDVQLQQDIKQIRSMLGK
- the dnaN gene encoding DNA polymerase III subunit beta, coding for MKFDILRDRLLEGLNDVMKAVSSKTTIPILTGIKIDVTNEGIRLTGSDADITIQTFIPVEEDGQQIIHIAETGSIVVQARMFNEIVRKLPTNEVEIQVTTGFQTHIRSGKSEFHLIGSDAAEYPLLPELTEDQKFTIPADLLKSIIRETVFAVATSESRPVLTGVNWQIKNETLICVATDSHRLARRKVQLEDLPEVEHSVVIPGKSLNELNKVLEDSTNLVQIVITSQQVLFKTGDVLFFSRLLEGNYPDTSRLIPEEYQTNVTINGKALLQAIDRASLVARGDRNNVVRFEILDSQAVEVSSNSPEIGKVQEEIPVEALEGDNLKISFSAKYMMEALKAIDGQDVVIQFTGAMRPFILRSVHDDAILQLILPVRTY
- the yaaA gene encoding S4 domain-containing protein YaaA, with amino-acid sequence MKDIEIDVEFVTLGQLLKMTDAISSGGMAKWFLHENDVYVNGEVDDRRGRKLRNGDVVNIPGCGRFRIVGPTGQ
- the recF gene encoding DNA replication/repair protein RecF — translated: MHIEQLKLTNYRNYDALTLKFSPKINVFIGENAQGKTNVMESIYVLAMAKSHRTTNDKELIRWDSDYGKIEGAVQKRHGILPIELTITKKGKKGKINHIEQSRLSHYIGQMNVVMFAPEDLNVVKGSPQIRRRFIDMEIGQISPVYLHDLLTFQKILKQRNHYLKMNQGKIMTNDVMYDVYNEQYIHAATQIIRKRFQFMDLLQEWAEPIHAGISQGKETLMIKYRTVAGIDKGQTASEMEDLLLKKLVEVKNREFERGVTMVGPHRDDLQFLVNGYDVQTYGSQGQQRTTALSLKLAEIELIKQETNETPILLLDDVLSELDDYRQSHLLNTIQGEVQTFVTTTSVDGIHHETMEHAQLFHVKQGAIEES
- the gyrB gene encoding DNA topoisomerase (ATP-hydrolyzing) subunit B, with the translated sequence MEAVAIENEGLQDQAYEADQIQVLEGLEAVRKRPGMYIGSTSSKGLHHLVWEIVDNSIDEALAGFCTDISVTIEKDNWIRVEDNGRGIPVSIQEKMGKPAVEVIMTVLHAGGKFGGGGYKVSGGLHGVGASVVNALSVETIVQVHREGQIHEIKFERGQTTQALTVIGETDHNGTTTRFKADPEIFKETTEYEFDILAHRIRELAYLNRGIRITIADEREDEIRSTTYHYEGGIRSYVEHLNKSKEPIHEPIDVLGEKDGISIEIAMQYNAGFSSNIFSFANNINTYEGGTHESGFKTALTRVINDYARKNGLLKEADTNLTGEDVREGLTAIISIKHPDPQFEGQTKTKLGNSEVSQITNALFSDGFERFMLENPTVARKIIDKGLMAARARVAAKKAREFTRRKSALEVSSLPGKLADCSSTNPAECEIYIVEGDSAGGSAKSGRDRHFQAILPLRGKILNVEKARLDKILSNAEIRAMITAFGTGIGEEFNLEKARYHKIIIMTDADVDGAHIRTLLLTFFFRFLRPLIDAGYIYIAQPPLYQVKQGKHVEYCYDDIALQEILERLPNMPKPVVQRYKGLGEMNAEQLWDTTMDPEHRTLLQVELDDAIKANEAFERLMGDEVEPRRQFIEENAVYANLDI